A genomic window from Zalophus californianus isolate mZalCal1 chromosome 13, mZalCal1.pri.v2, whole genome shotgun sequence includes:
- the LOC113934661 gene encoding rho-related GTP-binding protein Rho6-like, whose translation MKERRAPQPVVARCELVLVGDVQCGETAMLRVVAKDCYPETYVPTVFENYTACLETEEQRVELGLRDTAGSPYCDNVRPLCYSDSDAVLLCFDISRPETVDTALKKWRTEILDYCPSARVLLIGCKTDLRTDLSTLMELSHQKQAPLSYEQGCAIAKQLGAETYLEGSAFTSENSIHSIFRTASMVCLNKPSPVPPKSPVRSLSTRLLHLPSRSELISSTFKKEKAKSCSIL comes from the coding sequence ATGAAGGAGAGACGCGCCCCGCAGCCAGTCGTGGCCAGATGTGAGCTCGTTCTGGTGGGGGATGTGCAGTGCGGGGAGACTGCGATGTTACGGGTGGTAGCGAAGGACTGCTATCCCGAGACGTATGTGCCCACCGTGTTTGAGAATTACACAGCCTGCTTGGAGACCGAGGAACAAAGGGTGGAGCTCGGTCTCCGGGACACCGCAGGATCTCCCTACTGTGACAATGTCCGTCCACTCTGCTACAGTGATTCGGATGCAGTATTACTATGCTTTGATATCAGCCGACCGGAGACAGTGGATACTGCACTTAAGAAGTGGAGGACGGAAATCCTAGATTATTGTCCTAGCGCCCGTGTTTTGCTTATTGGCTGTAAGACGGACCTGCGAACAGACCTGAGCACACTGATGGAGCTGTCCCACCAGAAACAGGCACCTCTCTCCTATGAGCAGGGCTGTGCCATAGCCAAGCAGCTGGGTGCGGAAACCTACCTGGAAGGCTCGGCTTTCACCTCAGAAAACAGTATCCACAGCATCTTCCGGACGGCGTCCATGGTGTGTCTGAACAAGCCCAGCCCGGTGCCCCCAAAGAGCCCTGTCCGCAGCCTCTCCACGCGACTGCTTCACCTCCCCAGTCGTTCCGAACTCATCTCTTCTACCTTCAAGAAGGAAAAGGCCAAAAGCTGTTCCATTCTGTGA